From a region of the Arachis ipaensis cultivar K30076 chromosome B09, Araip1.1, whole genome shotgun sequence genome:
- the LOC110266961 gene encoding uncharacterized protein LOC110266961, producing MGKPKLLETRFSPCYIADLFKDLETNQAQAKLDEIEAMRFGFLKLVPKWHVKQGIMVMLAKTYDTETSTLSVDHGIIRIGPELFQCVFGIPPDVDDFPPFDGGNAAHVLIKEDFTS from the exons ATGGGAAAGCCG AAATTATTAGAGACAAGGTTCTCACCATGCTACATCGCAGATTTGTTCAAAGATCTGGAAACAAACCAGGCCCAAGCAAAGCTAGATGAGATAGAAGCAATGCGTTTTGGTTTCCTGAAGCTAGTCCCAAAGTGGCATGTTAAACAAGGAATAATGGTGATGTTGGCCAAGACCTACGACACTGAAACGAGCACCCTCAGTGTAGATCATGGAATCATCCGCATTGGGCCCGAGCTATTCCAGTGTGTTTTTGGAATTCCGCCCGATG TTGATGACTTCCCACCATTCGACGGCGGGAATGCTGCCCATGTCTTAATAAAAGAAGATTTCACCAGTTGA